A single Triticum dicoccoides isolate Atlit2015 ecotype Zavitan chromosome 2A, WEW_v2.0, whole genome shotgun sequence DNA region contains:
- the LOC119355074 gene encoding 60S acidic ribosomal protein P2A, whose protein sequence is MKFIAAYLLAYLSGNASPSAEDLTSILESVGCEIDNEKMELMLSQVKGKDITELLAAGREKFAAVPSGGGGVAVSAAAPAAGGAAAPAAESKKEEKVVEKEESDDDMGFSLFD, encoded by the exons ATGAAGTTCATCGCTGCCTATCTGCTTGCTTACCTCTCTGGCAACGCCAGCCCCTCTGCAGAGGACCTGACATCCATTCTTGAGTCAG TTGGTTGTGAAATCGACAATGAGAAGATGGAACTCATGCTGTCCCAAGTGAAGGGCAAGGACATCACTGAGCTCTTGGCTGCTGGTAGGGAGAAGTTTGCTGCGGTACcatctggtggtggtggtgtggctGTTTCAGCCGCTGCTCCTGCTGCTGGTGGTGCTGCTGCCCCTGCAGCTGAGTCAAAGAAAGAAGAGAAGGTCGTGGAGAAGGAAGAGAGTGATGAT GACATGGGCTTCAGTCTGTTCGACTAA